A single region of the Salvia miltiorrhiza cultivar Shanhuang (shh) chromosome 8, IMPLAD_Smil_shh, whole genome shotgun sequence genome encodes:
- the LOC130996928 gene encoding cation/calcium exchanger 5-like: MAFKFAAAAATCRRIFNFTVIPLLLLATLLFFLLHPRATIPNYPSKPQLFPRRSLLAPTPKCSPSNTTAADGLFNYSSLHSCFLRGNLFLSVPLLALILLLQFYILVKTAQDRFSVVVTKLAAHLKLSPSMGAVTLLALGNGAPDVFASVAAVRGGQPRTGFGAILSAGTFVSAFVVGFVALYAAPFAVDPAPFIRDVMFYLTAAFFLFYVYLSAEIFLWQAIGFVAFYIFFVGIVFSMDSGYAGVAGEKGRSSRNGGGELGLVEHRENQVVDCEVGESIARFEVERKTNFGFWEAYEKISRIWEVPVSILLKLTVPETSPSKWSRFYQSANVALCPLALLYSCKSFMSLDHPIKFLLSNTQFPLWLVVFFGSSSLATLHYIVEKEAPKKEQISAVVVAFIMSVFWISTVAGELLNCLAALGMLLQLPSALLGLTVLAWGNSIGDLVADVAVAKAGQPAMAMAGCFAGPMFNMLFGLGTGLVIQTANVYPKAYKLHFHTSIVVAFVFLLLSLMGSLLVVTWNRFRVPRFWGFCLVGLYIIFMMVSLLIAAFSF, encoded by the exons ATGGCCTTCAaattcgccgccgccgccgccacgtGCCGCCGGATTTTCAACTTCACCGTGATCCCACTCCTCCTCCTCGCCACCctcctcttcttcctcctccacCCCCGCGCTACAATTCCCAACTACCCCTCAAAACCCCAACTATTTCCCCGCAGATCCTTGCTCGCGCCGACCCCCAAATGCTCGCCCTCCAACACTACAGCGGCCGACGGCCTATTCAATTACTCATCTCTCCATTCCTGCTTCCTCCGCGGGAATCTCTTTCTCTCAGTCCCTCTCCTCGCCCTCATTCTGCTCCTGCAGTTCTACATCTTAGTGAAAACCGCCCAGGATCGCTTCTCCGTCGTGGTCACCAAGCTCGCCGCCCACCTCAAGCTCTCCCCGTCGATGGGCGCCGTCACGCTGCTAGCTCTCGGAAATGGCGCTCCCGACGTGTTTGCGTCGGTGGCCGCTGTTAGAGGGGGCCAGCCTCGGACCGGCTTCGGTGCGATTCTCTCTGCTGGGACATTCGTCTCGGCCTTTGTCGTCGGCTTCGTTGCGCTGTATGCAGCGCCGTTTGCGGTCGATCCAGCTCCTTTTATAAGGGATGTGATGTTCTATTTGACTGCTGCTTTTTTTCTCTTCTATGTTTACTTGAGCGCTGAGATCTTCCTGTGGCAGGCGATTGGTTTTGTtgctttttatattttctttgtgGGGATTGTGTTTTCTATGGATTCGGGGTATGCTGGCGTTGCCGGAGAGAAGGGTAGAAGCTCACGGAATGGTGGCGGAGAGCTGGGGTTGGTTGAGCATCGGGAAAACCAGGTGGTGGATTGTGAAGTCGGGGAGTCGATAGCTCGATTTGAGGTCGAGAGGAAGACGAATTTTGGGTTTTGGGAAGCCTATGAGAAG ATTTCAAGAATATGGGAAGTTCCAGTCTCAATACTTCTAAAACTCACTGTTCCGGAAACTTCACCATCCAAATGGAGCCGATTTTACCAATCAGCCAACGTTGCTCTTTGTCCACTGGCCCTCCTATACTCCTGCAAATCATTTATGTCTTTAGACCATCCCATTAAATTTCTTCTTTCAAACACCCAATTTCCTCTTTGGTTAGTCGTATTCTTTGGAAGCAGTTCTTTGGCTACTCTTCACTACATAGTGGAGAAAGAGGCGCCCAAAAAAGAACAGATCTCTGCTGTGGTTGTCGCATTCATCATGAGCGTGTTTTGGATATCCACCGTAGCTGGTGAGCTGCTGAACTGCCTCGCGGCACTTGGCATGCTTCTGCAGTTGCCCTCTGCACTCCTCGGATTGACTGTTCTAGCATGGGGAAATTCGATTGGGGATCTTGTAGCTGATGTGGCTGTTGCTAAAGCCGGACAACCGGCAATGGCTATGGCCGGGTGCTTTGCCGGGCCTATGTTCAACATGCTTTTCGGGCTGGGAACAGGTTTAGTGATACAGACTGCTAATGTTTACCCTAAAGCGTATAAGCTTCATTTCCACACAAGTATAGTGGTTGCATTTGTGTTCTTGTTACTGAGCTTGATGGGATCTTTGTTGGTCGTAACGTGGAACCGATTTCGAGTTCCTAGATTCTGGGGGTTCTGCCTTGTTGGCCTTTACATTATTTTCATGATGGTAAGCCTACTCATTGCAGCCTTCTCTTTCTAA